ATCGGAAGGTCGGTGTGTTGCAACAGCGCCTTTGCTCGATCCAACGTCAGGTCCTGAACGAAGGCACCGACCGTCCGGCCAGTTTCCTCCCGGAACGCCCGCATCAGCTGGCGGCGGCTTAGGCCGCATAGCTCGGCGAGTTCTCCGAGAGTCGGCAGAGTGGCACCATCTTGTATCCTGGCTTCGATCGTCCGCAGTCGCCACGGCGAGAGGCCGCCTTTTCGCGCGGCGTTGGCTTCCATTTGGCGGAGGATTCTTAGCGTCTCTGCGAGCAGGGTAACACCCAGGCCTTCGACCATCAGTTCTGATGCAAAGCCCGGTTCTCGGACTTCGCGCGCCATCCGGTGCAGGATATCCCGCACACGATCGAACGGCATATTCATGCAGGTCCGCCAGACGGGCGCAGCATCTGTGCCAATCTTCAGCTCGTCCCGGAGTTGCTGATCAACCGCCAATTCAACGAAGAGTGTGCGCTGGCTACCGGGCCCGCCTTGGGCGAGATAGCGCTGCCCTGCTGGAATGAAAAAGAGCTCACCCACCGGATGATAGCCGCCCTCCATGCCTTCGAAGCGGCCACGCGCGCTCAGCGGTCTGCCCGTCAGGCTGAGGTTGAAGAAATAGGAATCGCCCGAATACCATTGCCCCGCGACCTGTTCGTCACGTTCTTGGGCCACAAGGCTGGCGGAAATCGTCGAAGAGCAGACGCGAACGGCTTCCAGTTCGGCGCTTTGGCCGGCCTGCAAGTGCAGCAGGCTGTAGCTTTTGCCTTCAGGATTTGCCGATCTCACCCACATATATTCTGCCATTTTCCGCGAGCTCGCGGACTCGGTCTCCGACGTTGCGCCAGGCGCCTCACAGCATGACCAACCTGTTGCCAGTTTGAGGTGATCCCAGCTGATGACCTTGTCAAGGCGAGCGACGACGACAACGCGGTTGCGGATTATGGCGTCGACGATGGCCTGCCATCGTTGCCTCCGTTCAGTCGCTGTTCCGATTTGCCATCACGCTACCGGTGAATGCGGCGTGTTCGCGAATGTTTGGCGCGCTTGCGAATGAGTTTGCCGTGGCGCGTCGACCCACTGGCGTTACCGGCAGAGTGTACAGCCATCGCAGCAATTAGAGGAAGCCATGAGCCTGCAGAAAGATGCCAACCATGCCGTCAGCGAAGTCCTTCAACGGATGGTCGCCGCTGGTGATGAAATCGGCGTGCAAGTGGCCGCATACCTGCATGGCGAGCAGATTGTCGATGCGTGGGCAGGTCTTGCTGATCCAGCGACCCAACGCGCAGTCGACGGCGACACGCTATTCAACGTTTACTCCGTCACCAAGGGCGTCGCCGCAATGGCGCTGCATGTCCAGGCGGAGCGAGGCCTCGTCGACTACGACAGCCCCGTGGCGCGCTATTGGCCCGAATATGGCACCCACGGCAAAGCGGCCGTCACCGTGCGCGACGCCTTGTCGCATCGCACCGGAACACCGCAGATGCCGGCGGGCGCGACGCCGGATTCGATTTGCGACTGGGACGCGACATGCGCTGGCCTTGCCGCGTTGGAACCAATCTTCCCCGTGGGCGAGCCCGCCTACCAGGCGGTCTCGTTCGGCTGGGTGATCGGCGAAATCGTGCGGCGTACTGATCCGAACGGCCGCAGCTTCCGCGATTTCGTCCAGCAGGAAATCAGTGAACCCTACGGTATCCACGATCTTTGGATCGGCATCCCGGGCGAGGTCGAACCACGCATCGCCAAGCTGACCGATGACCTTGGCCAGAAAGCGCCCCCGCCCGGCACGGCGCTTGAGAAGGCGATGCCCTTCGAAGTGCGTCTGGCGCCCGA
The sequence above is drawn from the Sphingobium sp. AP49 genome and encodes:
- a CDS encoding AraC family transcriptional regulator → MAEYMWVRSANPEGKSYSLLHLQAGQSAELEAVRVCSSTISASLVAQERDEQVAGQWYSGDSYFFNLSLTGRPLSARGRFEGMEGGYHPVGELFFIPAGQRYLAQGGPGSQRTLFVELAVDQQLRDELKIGTDAAPVWRTCMNMPFDRVRDILHRMAREVREPGFASELMVEGLGVTLLAETLRILRQMEANAARKGGLSPWRLRTIEARIQDGATLPTLGELAELCGLSRRQLMRAFREETGRTVGAFVQDLTLDRAKALLQHTDLPIGEVAAQVGFTTATAFSTAFRRSIGESPRSFRATRSKT
- a CDS encoding EstA family serine hydrolase codes for the protein MSLQKDANHAVSEVLQRMVAAGDEIGVQVAAYLHGEQIVDAWAGLADPATQRAVDGDTLFNVYSVTKGVAAMALHVQAERGLVDYDSPVARYWPEYGTHGKAAVTVRDALSHRTGTPQMPAGATPDSICDWDATCAGLAALEPIFPVGEPAYQAVSFGWVIGEIVRRTDPNGRSFRDFVQQEISEPYGIHDLWIGIPGEVEPRIAKLTDDLGQKAPPPGTALEKAMPFEVRLAPDVFELPQVRRATIAGVGGIFTARSLARFYGILANGGELDGKRLLSADRVEMCCHLRPGGTLPDPVFFGMPMPLGEGGYWMYDGQSPLTLAFGSKTAIGNPGAGGSLGWADPRTGLSVAYCHNRMSAFDGASLVGNAIRSALGID